One window of the Rosa rugosa chromosome 3, drRosRugo1.1, whole genome shotgun sequence genome contains the following:
- the LOC133738482 gene encoding pathogen-related protein-like, which yields MASESGVEGDKYRYYLNGDGERSTKWKFGTPPNYEVVNKLFEEGRTKIWPAGSLEEKVQNLVKTWEMELFHKANIEDFKTLDPNKYTFSLNGRKGINLEEIGKLGGGYNPLLQTTLPENLRGYNPEVETSESSHKAFTTTFPRGFALEILQVISGPPQIVYKFRHWGYMEGPFKGHAPTGELVEVYGMAIFELDENEKIVKVEFFYDPGQLLGGLLKGAKVGSSSEETATGCPILRSTG from the exons ATGGCATCTGAAAGTGGTGTTGAGGGAGACAAATATCGTTACTATttgaatggagatggagagaGGAGCACCAAATGGAAGTTTGGTACACCTCCCAACTATGAGGTCGTTAACAAGCTTTTCGAAGAAGGCAGAACCAAG ATATGGCCTGCTGGGTCACTAGAAGAAAAGGTGCAGAACCTAGTAAAGACATGGGAGATGGAACTTTTCCATAAAGCTAACATTGAGGATTTCAAGACACTTGATCCCAACAAGTACACCTTCAGCCTAAATG GGAGGAAAGGGATAAATTTGGAAGAAATAGGAAAACTAGGAGGAGGATACAACCCTTTGCTTCAGACCACACTGCCTGAGAATCTGAGGGGCTATAATCCTGAAGTGGAAACATCTGAATCATCACATAAGGCTTTCACAACAACATTCCCAAGAGGATTTGCGTTGGAGATTCTTCAAGTCATTTCTGGGCCGCCGCAGATCGTGTACAAATTCAGGCACTGGGGTTACATGGAGGGCCCTTTCAAAGGCCATGCCCCAACTGGAGAACTTGTCGAGGTCTATGGAATGGCCATTTTTGAG TTGGACGAGAATGAAAAAATCGTGAAGGTGGAGTTCTTTTACGACCCAGGACAGCTACTTGGTGGACTTTTGAAGGGTGCAAAAGTGGGTTCTTCTTCTGAGGAGACTGCTACAGGCTGCCCTATCCTAAGGAGTACTGGGTAG